A stretch of the Ischnura elegans chromosome 5, ioIscEleg1.1, whole genome shotgun sequence genome encodes the following:
- the LOC124158717 gene encoding uncharacterized protein LOC124158717 encodes MARDTKASHGQVSLLIKFMEENKEFARGGFVGPTGRIKNNQMWEQLSDQLNADGSGPTKPAHKWQKTWADLKCYIKKKYSKAKQHAIGTGGGPPCSQLNALEERVLSLMTVEAVEGDSSLEEAGPSLPFQAIPEPEIELEIRSTSHQVQEQNDEGPLPLGPPSTEMVSSPLDNNNPKKRKVGSASAELTSGFISIEERRLAMEERLVQIKEKKVKIEEEKLLLKKKKLDTLKKNHEANLEEYRRRTAALKEACEKLTQSLKDLKQF; translated from the exons ATGGCCAG GGATACAAAGGCGTCTCATGGACAAGTATCTTTACTCATAAAATtcatggaagaaaataaggaatttGCTCGTGGAGGATTTGTAGGGCCCACAGGCcgaataaaaaacaatcaaatgtGGGAGCAACTTTCTGACCAGCTAAATGCAGATGGGAGCGGACCTACTAAGCCCGCACATAAATGGCAAAAG ACGTGGGCAGACCTCAAgtgctatattaaaaaaaaatacagcaaggCCAAGCAGCATGCCATTGGGACTGGTGGCGGACCTCCCTGCAGCCAATTAAACGCATTAGAGGAAAGAGTGCTGTCTCTGATGACTGTGGAGGCTGTGGAGGGGGACTCCTCTTTAGAGGAAGCGGGGCCCTCACTACCATTTCAGGCCATTCCT GAGCCTGAAATTGAACTGGAAATAAGGAGTACCAGCCATCAGGTCCAGGAGCAGAATGACGAAGGACCTTTGCCACTG GGACCTCCATCTACTGAAATGGTCTCCAGTCCCCTGGATAACAATAATCCCAAGAAAAGGAAGGTAGGTTCAGCTTCAGCTGAGCTTACCTCTGGTTTTATAAGTATAGAGGAGAGGAGATTGGCTATGGAGGAGAGATTAGTCCAAATTAAGGAGAAGAAGGTTAAAATCGAGGAGGAAAAACtcctattaaaaaagaaaaaactagacaccttaaaaaaaaatcatgaagcaAATTTAGAAGAATACAGGAGGAGGACAGCTGCTCTAAAGGAAGCATGTGAGAAATTAACACAAAGTCTCAAGGATTTAAAACAGTTTTAA
- the LOC124158718 gene encoding putative nuclease HARBI1, translating into MSQTEVCKSICVVTRAISNLLLNEWIKFPTTDRERNRIKRRFMEKSNLPGVIGALDGTHIAIVPPNTAREHIYLNRKHFHSKNVQVVCDYDLRILALNAQHGGRSHDSHVWRTSRLREYMRTTYWLGGSSSWLIGDSGYPQEPWLMTPVHDPPEGSPEARYNAAIILARNCVERCIGVWKGWFRCLRRDRTLHYSPEKAGQIINCCAVLHNMALYYRVPLPQAILEEDINGQRNDNFYIIPAEDGSTIRRRLIAQHFR; encoded by the exons ATGAGCCAAACGGAGGTTTGCAAGAGTATATGCGTGGTAACAAGAGCAATAAGCAACCTCTTATTGAATGAATGGATAAAATTTCCCACAACAGACCGGGAAAGGAATCGAATAAAAAGAAG GTTCATGGAAAAAAGCAACTTACCAGGGGTTATAGGAGCCCTAGATGGGACACATATTGCCATAGTCCCACCTAATACAGCCCGGGAGCACATTTACCTcaacagaaaacattttcacagcAAGAATGTGCAAGTA GTGTGTGATTATGATTTAAGAATTCTGGCATTAAATGCGCAACATGGAGGGAGATCCCATGACTCCCACGTATGGCGCACCTCCCGGCTGCGGGAGTACATGAGAACAACATACTGGCTAGGTGGTTCCAGCAGCTGGCTAATTG GGGACTCTGGATACCCCCAGGAGCCGTGGCTAATGACGCCCGTACATGATCCCCCGGAGGGGAGTCCAGAGGCACGATATAATGCTGCGATAATCCTAGCCAGGAATTGTGTGGAGCGCTGCATTGGAGTGTGGAAGGGATGGTTTAGGTGTTTGCGACGTGATCGCACCCTTCACTATTCACCAGAGAAAGCAG GTCAAATCATTAATTGCTGTGCCGTATTGCACAATATGGCTCTGTATTACCGAGTACCTCTTCCACAGGCCATACTGGAGGAGGATATTAATGGGCAACGAAATGATAACTTTTACATAATCCCTGCAGAGGATGGAAGCACAATAAGGAGGCGACTGATCGCCCAGCATTttagatga